A region of Solanum dulcamara chromosome 7, daSolDulc1.2, whole genome shotgun sequence DNA encodes the following proteins:
- the LOC129894367 gene encoding probable receptor-like protein kinase At1g80640, which yields MKLFILLIPIWVFVTPLLSAPVDVNPQPPSADPVLPTEKGPIFQISSDKDAPSPGVAEFKVVHHQDLNKKILISLIVASTLLAGILLFSSCFWIYRLKTRKKSAEQGHQKGEPVKGLSWGPIMAKFPSLKAVGKKGLVAVIEYQSLAAATDNFNEKNAIGEGRLGCVYKAQFSDGIQAAVKRTHGEEQDAEKEFENELDLLSKFQHQNIISLLGYCIHSNAQFLVYEMMQNGSLEFQLHGAPRGSALSWHLRMKIALDVARGLEYLHERCNPPVIHRDLKSSNVLLDSNFTAKLSDFGLAIAGWNLSKSNVKLSGTLGYVAPEYLLDGKLTEKSDVYAFGIILLELLLGRRPVERLEGAQCQSIVTWAMPQLTDRSKLPNIVDPVIRNGMDLKHLYQVAAVAVLCVQPEPSYRPLITDVLHSFIPLVPIDLGGSLRIVDSALSISA from the exons ATGAAGCTATTCATCTTGCTTATACCCATTTGGGTTTTTGTGACTCCTTTGTTGTCGGCTCCTGTTGATGTAAATCCACAGCCTCCTAGTGCCGATCCAGTTCTTCCTACTGAGAAAGGACccatttttcaaatttcttctGATAAGGATGCTCCTTCTCCTG GGGTTGCAGAGTTCAAAGTGGTTCACCATCAGGATCTAAATAAGAAAATTTTGATTTCACTTATTGTTGCTTCAACCCTCCTTGCTGGAATTTTGCTGTTTTCATCTTGCTTTTGGATATATAGACTGAAAACGCGGAAGAAATCCGCGGAACAAGGCCACCAGAAAGGAG agcCTGTGAAAGGGCTTTCATGGGGTCCTATAATGGCCAAGTTCCCTTCTTTAAAAGCTGTCGGTAAGAAAGGACTAGTTGCTGTGATCGAGTACCAGTCGTTAGCAGCTGCAACTGATAATTTCAATGAAAAGAATGCTATAGGAGAAGGTAGATTAGGATGTGTTTATAAAGCTCAATTCAGCGACGGCATCCAAGCAGCTGTTAAAAGAACTCATGGCGAGGAACAGGATGCTGAGAAAGAATTTGAG AATGAGCTGGACTTGTTGAGTAAATTTCAACACCAAAATATTATTTCGCTTCTTGGGTACTGCATTCATAGCAATGCACAATTCCTGGTGTATGAAATGATGCAGAATGGATCTTTGGAATTCCAATTGCATG GAGCTCCTCGTGGATCAGCTTTGAGTTGGCATCTTCGCATGAAAATTGCATTGGATGTGGCTAG GGGACTAGAATACCTCCATGAGCGCTGTAACCCCCCTGTAATCCATAGAGATCTCAAGTCATCCAATGTTCTACTGGATTCCAACTTCACTGCAAAG CTTTCTGATTTTGGCCTTGCTATAGCTGGATGGAACTTGAGCAAGAGCAACGTAAAGCTTTCAGGAACTCTGGGTTATGTGGCTCCAGAGTACCTCTTAGATG GGAAATTAACTGAGAAGAGTGACGTCTATGCTTTCGGCATTATACTTCTGGAGCTTTTGCTGGGGAGAAGGCCAGTGGAGAGACTAGAGGGAGCTCAATGCCAATCTATAGTCACATGG GCGATGCCACAACTTACTGATAGGTCAAAGCTCCCAAATATTGTTGATCCTGTCATCAGAAACGGAATGGACCTCAAGCACTTGTATCAA GTTGCTGCTGTAGCCGTGCTATGTGTACAACCAGAACCAAGTTACCGACCACTGATAACAGATGTCCTGCACTCCTTCATTCCCCTTGTACCAATTGATCTTGGTGGGTCCCTGAGAATTGTGGATTCTGCACTATCTATTAGCGCATAA